A single Populus nigra chromosome 13, ddPopNigr1.1, whole genome shotgun sequence DNA region contains:
- the LOC133670341 gene encoding calcium/calmodulin-regulated receptor-like kinase 2, whose protein sequence is MIPEGDLVIGISVGLALSILIASLVFFGIRWYKRRAYLRRCSNDRSLPTLPIRMNGLGTSNDFSASLANSITIQGTEHPQKSSQVSSWWNHHSKDRFASASGILRYSYKDIQKATQNFTTVLGQGSFGPVYKAVMSTGEILAVKVLASNSKQGEKEFQTEVSLLGRLHHRNLVNLLGYCIDKGNHMLIYEFMSNGSLANHLYNDEEQFLSWEERIQIALDISHGIEYLHEGAVPPVIHRDLKSANILLDQSMRAKVADFGLSKEEVFDERNSGLKGTYGYIDPVYISTNKFTMKSDIYSFGIIIFELITAIHPHQNLMEYVNLAGMSPDGVDEILDKRLVGECSIEEVRDLATVAHKCLQKFQRKRPSIGEVSQAILKIKQRCLAKEDTMSIEGSRVLTRIDDQQVELSRMASIKDVE, encoded by the exons ATGATTCCTGAAGGTGATTTGGTTATTGGAATCTCTGTTGGTTTGGCCCTTAGTATCTTGATAGCTTCACTTGTATTTTTCGGCATAAGGTGGTACAAGAGGCGTGCTTATCTCCGACGGTGTTCAAATGATCGTAGCCTTCCAACTCTTCCAATACGCATGAATGGCTTGGGTACAAGCAATGACTTTAGTGCCTCTCTTGCAAATTCCATCACCATCCAGGGAACAGAACACCCTCAGAAGAGCTCTCAGGTTTCTTCATGGTGGAATCATCACAGTAAAGATCGGTTTGCTTCTGCATCAGGCATACTTAGATATTCTTACAA GGATATTCAGAAAGCTACTCAAAATTTCACAACAGTTTTGGGACAAGGTTCATTTGGTCCTGTATACAAAGCAGTTATGTCTACTGGAGAAATATTAGCTGTAAAGGTGCTTGCATCTAACTCAAAGCAGGGGGAGAAAGAGTTCCAAACAGAG GTATCTCTATTAGGAAGGCTGCACCACCGGAATCTTGTGAATTTGTTAGGGTATTGCATAGATAAAGGAAACCACATGTTGATCTATGAGTTCATGAGTAATGGGAGCTTAGCAAACCACCTTTATA ATGATGAAGAACAATTTTTGAGTTGGGAAGAAAGAATTCAAATTGCTCTTGATATTTCACATGGAATTGAATATCTTCATGAAGGG GCAGTCCCACCTGTCATACATCGTGATTTGAAGTCTGCAAACATATTGCTGGACCAGTCAATGAGAGCTAAA GttgctgattttggactttCAAAGGAAGAGGTCTTTGATGAGCGCAACTCTGGCTTGAAAGGCACATATGGCTACATAGATCCAGTGTACATATCCACAAACAAGTTCACCATGAAGAGTGACATCTACAGTTTTGGTATTATCATCTTCGAACTTATTACAGCCATCCACCCACATCAAAACCTAATGGAATATGTTAATCTT GCTGGTATGAGCCCAGATGGTGTTGACGAAATACTAGACAAGAGGCTGGTTGGAGAGTGCAGCATTGAAGAAGTGAGGGACCTAGCTACCGTTGCCCACAAATGCTTGCAAAAATTCCAAAGGAAGCGACCCTCGATAGGAGAAGTTTCACAGGCTATACTGAAGATAAAACAAAGGTGCCTTGCCAAGGAAGACACCATGTCTATAGAAGGGTCACGAGTTCTAACCAGGATAGACGATCAACAGGTGGAGTTGAGTAGGATGGCCAGCATAAAAGATGTGGAGTGA